TTCTCTCCCATGTGCATCTTGAGTGAACTGTTGCCCTGAGCAACTTTACCAATGTAGAGTGTTGTGATGAGAAAATTCTTTTAACACAGGTTTGTGATGTATGCATCGAgttttcttccttctttgctTCGGACTATAGACCTGTCCTCCACACGTGGCTAGGATTGATGAGCCATGGAGTGATTTCAgactcattttttttagttttgtttcgTTTTAAAACTACAGTACCTTTAATGTAAAGTTgttcatgaagaaaaaaaaaatatgaatcaggttttttaaattgttttcatGTTACTGTCAAACTACGAAACAGCTGCTGATCTCACATATCTTCTATTTTGATGTCTCTACAGTAGAGTATCAGGTTGTTTTTATATCTAAACAGCTACCGAAAGCCCAGAAGACGACAGAACAGGATGTATGAAATAAAGTGATATTAAACATCATAAATTTAACTGGACCTTCAACTAACATTGATTTATTTACACTTTTAATgatacttttatttgtttttttctgtctttttccttGTCAGAACTCAATACATTGTGGAGTTTCTTTAACTCATTGGCATATTAGTTTGATAACACATTAAGAAAATGCTGGACCGATGTTTTCAATAAACTAATGTTTACTGACTTCATTGTGGTGACTCTTTTTATCAGAATAAAGCTTCACGTCCCTCCAACAGTCGATAAAACAAATGTTCCCTGAAGGTGACGTCAATGTCAAGCGCGAGTGACGACATCATCATGCGCCTCAGTAATATgtgacacagagctgctgttgacTTCTTGTAGGTTACTACATTAAATTGTCTATAAATGTCTTATAAGAAGTCACGTTTGTTTCTCTATAACCTGCGGTAGCCCAGCCGCGATACTTTTTACACCTTTAGTTAGCGGCCTACCGCGCTAGAGGACACACCAGCTCGACTTGCTAGCTAACAGTCATCATGGCTTACGCACAGATTTTGAAAGCTCTGCAGCGAAGTCTACAACATGCACCGACACAGCTCTCCGTGCACAGAGGCAGGCTCACACAGCTCAGCGTGCTCATGCACACCAGCAGGAACCTGTCAACAGTATCAGGACCTCACAGAGGAGCAGGGGCTCCTTCACCCGCGATCAGCTGCTTCTTTCAAGCGCAGAGACAGAGGCTTATCTCTGTGGACTCTACAGCCAGGAATAAAAGCAgcccagaggacagagacaggtcCGTGTCCAGGTATCAGAGCGGGACCCCAAAGCCTTCAACGGCACAGAAAGGTATGCAAGGCTGGAGAATGgttccatttatttttaatgtcataaaacacaaacaattcaatcataaataaatcatatacTACAATCAGTAGTAATACTTTTTCCTCAGCACCAGCAGTTTGCATCACTGATCACTGCAGTATGTTATGATCTTATAAAGTGTAATCTATTTATCATTATTTATACCTTTTATAAAGTGTTAGCAGGGATTTGAAGTCGTCCTTATATATGACAGATGACAGTCTGTTCACTGCCTGTTTAAATTCTTGACACTATACCCACCACTGTTTACATTACTTAACCTGTAATAACACACCATGTGTTCCAGTGAAAGACGCAGGCAGAGACTTCACCTACCTGATAGTTGTTCTCATTGGGCTTGGAGTGACGGGTGAGTGCTACAACTTCAGCTACGTCAAAAGTTACAAACACACCAGTTTTATCACAAATATGAGcactgagatgtgtgtgtgttttaggtggcCTGCTGTATGTGGTATTCCAGGAGCTGTTCTCTTCTTCAAGCCCAAATAAGGTTTACGGGAAAGCCTTTGACAAAGTCAGGTCACACCCTGAGGTGATGAGGAGATGACAGAAAGCCCTAAAAAAACACCATGATAAGCTCAGGACAGCCTCTGACTGTACATTATATTGCAGGTGATCGGTGCATTTGGAGAGCCAATCAAGTGTTATGGTGAGACCACCCGACGAGGAAGGAGGCAGCAAGTCAGGTGGGGGGTTTGTTACTTCAGAGAAAAGATGAGAGCTTTAGTGTGCATGCAGTAAAATCTGTATTACTGtttaagtgtttgtgttttctctgcagtcaCCTGGAATACTCGAAGGACGGACTCAAGCATATGAGACTGAAGTTTTACATGGAGGGCTCGGAGCCAGGCCTGAAAGGAACCGTTCACTCAGAGTCAAAAGAGGTTGGTCCTTTTACTTTACAATAGGCCAAGGAAGCCAATAACtacatgtgttttatgtatGACTGCAGATTAGATGAATCACTCTGTTTCCTTGTTGTCATTTCACAGAATCCTGAAACTGGAAAATATGAGTTTCGTTATATATTTGTGGACATAGATACCTATCCCAAGCGGACCATCATTGTGGAAGACAACAGATAAAAAGATAACAGCTGATCAGTGGGGTTGCTTTACTGATTTTATTAGCATTATGAAaatgtctccaaagagcaggtTTGTTTGCTGGTGTAACTTTTGTACAATAATGTACTGCACTGGTCAGCATTCAGTGAAGAGCCGGTCCTTTGGACAGATCATCCTCTGACTGTGAAATTGATTTATGAATCAATGCAGGAGTTAGAAATATTTGATTGTTCTCTAAGAGACTACAGGTTGACCTGAATTTGAAATAACttgatgtttttaatttgaaataaaacgtttttttctgtaaaatgcataaaaatgcaacaaaacTTTAtcagttttattcttttttcatCTGTACTTatttaaaaagaacattttcCCTCTGAGAAGTAATTGTAGATGGTACAAAAAGATTTTTACTTGAGCAGCTTGCAGTATCAAACAGagaccactagatggagccaaaGAAATGATATAGGAATTACCTGATATGGCCTTTTGATTTCTAGTGTGTATTTTAAGTGTATTTAATAGATTTTGGCACTCAAAAATGAACGGCTTTACTTTAAAACCAAGAAAACCGGCTAACATAAAGAATACATTTCTAATAATGCTGATTGATACATGTATATATGCTGATATCTTTCATTTGTGATATTATTGGTCATATAGGTGTTACTGTTCTGTCCCATTTACCCCTTTGTCTATGCTCGTGATACTTTCCCTGACCCTCGGAAATATGAGTAAATCTGTGTAGGCCTCAGTGCAATGCTGTGGCAATAATGATAGAAAACTACTTTTGAAACATTTTATGGTTTCGAATAACTAATTAATAACGATTTTATTATCTTAAACAGGACACTGTTTGTAGTGTTGTTTCTATTTAGATGTTTTCTTTAATGattataaattaaataaaccTGTCGAAGATAGCCGTGTTTCTATTTTACACAGGCTAACACAAAGTAGGTCTGTACCATGAATTATCGATTACTTCAATGGCACAACTGGTGGTTTAAAGGGAATTTTACTTCTGTGGAAAGGTGGAGGAACTTACAGGAAACTTGAAGGCAGCAGCCGTCGTAGGAACACCGCCCACAGTGAAAGCGAAGGCAGAGCATCGAACACAAGGATGTGCTAATCAAGCCAGCGCCGGCTAAAACTCTGCAGGACTAGTGAAGTTGTTTCTTCAGTGTCTACTACCTTGTCGGATAACTAGCTAATGACCGTGTATATAACACCAGGAAGGTGTGTGTATCAGGCAGCTCAGTTTTAGTCGTTGTTTTATTCACGGCGTGGGTAAATAGAGTAGCGCCTGTTGTCGTTCTGGCCTGCTACGCGGTAGCCTAGCTTAAACTAGCTGAAGCCTCATCTGGCTCCTGGAGGTCTGCTCGCATCACGTTCCCGAAACGAGGGAAATGGCACTCCTTTCCAGTTAACTGGCAGGCCGAGCTGTGGATGTACAGTAAGTTTACAGTCTTGGATGCTTGAGCTAAGTTTGGATAGCTAATTTAACGgagtagctgctatgctaaacTTACCATCTGTTTTAAATTACACAAAGTGTAGCCCCAGTCAGTTGAAAGGCTGATGTAAAGTACTCGTTTTTGTAATGTTATAATCGAGTAAATAAAGGAGTGTACCGGCAGTTGCTACTTAGCTAATAACAGTTTTTAATAATCAAATTATTACAATACTCAGTGAACGtctttgaatgtttgtttttgtccaggAACAGCTATGAGACTCATCTGAGTGATTGACACCACACAAAAATGGAGTTGTACTGGTATATGTGAGTACAACTACTTTtacatctttgtgttttctcttttactttAAAGTGAAGTTAAAGTCTGActtgtccctctgtctgtcttgtttACAGAGTTGTAATCATATTCATCATTATAAAGATTTTCTTCTATGTCTGCTGGTACCGGTCCAGACAGAGGCAGCTGGCAGCATACCTGAGCAACCCTCGCAATGCTCAGATAGTCATTGTCGGTGGAAGGGCCTACCTTCATCAGATGTGTGAAAGACAGAGCGTAAGTGCACATCCCCGCGTACACTCTCACGTCCTACATTTGAAATGAATAATTCAGCTGTCAACTGCTGAAGTGGTTTCAGTGGCCTGAGTCCACACAGGTTAAATGAAGGCAGTCTCTTTATGGCCATGAGTGCCAAGGATGGCACAGTGAGTAagaagagtgagggagagacaggCAAATTAGGTCACGGTTGTGTTACATTTTTGCAGAGGAGTTGTTGTTTGTTCTTTCGAGAAGGCACGCGGTTTCCAGTCAGTCACTTTTACTCTGGCTACATTTCACTTTTAGCAACATGATGGGGGAGTTTGTGGTTGAAGTGTCATAGGTACAGCACCTCTATGGTTTGTATATACTTGtgtcttactttttttttcttttaagtcTGTCTGACTGAGATCTGGTAGTGCAGGTCAGGGCTCTGGCAGGTGTGTTGTAAAATTTAAACCATGCGTGTGGGTACTTTGACTGTGCGAATATTATCAGTGAGAAAGGAGCAGCAGTCGGccctgttttcattttttagatTTACATCTTGTGTTATTTAAAACATCATAAATGGTAGAAAAAGGACAGCCTCTGCTAATTTATTTGCTTAAGACCGTAATTTGTTTATGttgagtcatttttttcttctgctccaGCTTCTTAAGATAtttctcatttcttttcttGATATTTTTAGCATTGTTTGGAATACTTGTGCAACAGGAAATGCCTCatttgttgaaaaaaatgatTCTGTTGAAACTGAGCTGTGGCCTTAGGTTTTCCCCGACCGCTTATGATATCCTGTGTGCCATCTGCCCGACTTAAGAGAACATGCGCTCCAGAAAATGCCTCATTACATGTCTTGTTATTGGCTCAGGATCCCTCCTGCCTGAACTGTTTTACCCCTcacttctcctcctgtctctaaTCTGTTCTTGTTTTAGTTTTTCTCTTTGTTCCCTTTCCCTCTCCTACacctttctcttttcttctctcccaTGTTTCCCCCTCTGTTGTCTCGGGTGTATAATGTTCCCTGTTTAGGTTTTAATGGAATGTGCAGCAGGAGGCCCCATGGTCATCCATAACGCTGTACCCTGATAGTTTTCTGGAGGAATGCCACAACGGCTCGGGTTTTGGACCTAAATGATGTAGTATCACATGCTAAAACTCTTGAACAGTCTTACTCACTGTGACAAAAAACTTTTGGTACACAAAGGAGAGAAATGATGTGAGAAGTGATGAATTGATTACTCATATTCATCTTTATTTGTTCCAGGCCAGCTCTTTACATTAACAGTGACTGTGTTTATGGTCCTTTAGATTACATTTGCGGTAATTAGCTTGAACTTGTTGTGGTCTGTCTGCGCTTCATTATTCTGCATCGTTTCCTATCACACCCACAACAACAGGATGTTAATTTTGAACTAATTAAGACATTACTGCAAGATCAGTCTTGAGAACCATGGGTGACTTGTGTGCTCCTTATTTATGTGCCGTCTCTTTCTCAATAGTACAACTGGATAGATAAAAACTCTTGAGTTTTAAACACACTAAGAGAAGAACAGGCTGCTCAGTTGATAAAACcttgaactgttcctttaaaatgACTGAATACATGCATGGTCATAAGAATACAAGAGTCACACCATAATACTATGCAGACAACAACTTGCCTTTACATTAACATGTAATGTAATGAAGTAGCTGCCGTTTAGTGTAAACAGCTTTATAGAGGGATACATTGGTTCAGGTTTGAGGTGAAAACAGTCCATGCTGGTTATCACCACGTTtgcaaacaaagaaacagtGGTTCCCCATTCTTCTGAGaattttgtgttgtttgcttTGTGGTGTCCTTTGGTAGGGTTTAGACCTGTTCTTGTCAGTTTCACCCTGAAGCAGAGTTTAAATTGAAGTTCATTGGAAGAACAGACGCATGAATCCAATAACCAGCAGCAGTTGTATCAAATCCAGAGATGTGTGTAGTAAAACCAGCCCAGTGAGTCTagtttttattgttaaatttATTTAGATAGGATTTCCGTGACTATTGGCAAAATGTGGCCTGATCTACAACCAGTGGATTTATGTTAAATAATGTTTGCGTTCTGATAAAGCTGGTCCTTAAAAGGCACAAAGTTAGATCTGTACTGATGGGGGGGAAAgcattattttattcattttttgtgGGTCATTAGCTCAGTGAACAAGTGCGTGTCTTTGTGTATTAttaactttttttgtgtgattcCCTTCCCATGTAGCAAACATCCGTCTGGCCTAGTTGGTATGGTGTCCAAGATGACCTGTCAGTAGAGGAACCCTCCACAGCCCTGCCTCCAGCCACATCCTTCTCCCACCTGGACATGCCACCACCATATGAAGCCGTCTCTGGAGGTACCATaagcaaacataaaaacataccCTCgatctttttttcattcataaaaCTGGGCCAAATGTGAGTCAGGAagcctcctctttctccctccttctcagTCATCACTTCCTGCAAGTTCCTGGCTACAGGCCACTCACATTTTCTCAGCTGTAGTTCCTTCCTGGTACATGTTACATGTGTTCAAGATAGGTTGTTCCTTAtctctgtttttaatttattgttaCGGTTTCAAGAAACCTTGGGAAattcgctttgtttttaataactGAGGAAACTGGTCTTAGACTTACTGCACTGGTCACTGAAAGCAGAAGCTTTGTGTTAAAAAGTGGTTTTGACAGGCATGTGCAACTGAAAAGGAGAAGATGACCACTTCTTGTTTCAGTTATGCTGGACATTATCTTGAATCATCAGGAGTGCAACCTGATGAAATGTCACACAGTTCTCAGTCGTTTTTTGGCACTTGAACTCTGTACATCATCACATTGAATTTTAATGAAATACTAAAGATGTTCTGTCGAGACTTCTTGCTTTAATTCAAGGGTCTTGATAAAATTGGCATTGAGGAGGTATAGCCTTTTTGACGTGCACACGCTTTTGGTGGCCACATTCAAAACCTCTTGAATTGACCTCTTGACTTCACTCATATCTTAAGTGTTGTATTTCAAATTCAGTGTGATGGTATGTAGTATTTATGCACCTGGCCGCACCATTACAGCCGATGCACGCACTGTAGCTGCTACACGTTTACTTTTGTTGGGGGGTTCAGCAGTTTACACTCAAATTCTGAATGCTGTCAATAATAAGTGCTGCTACTCTCATAAAATCAACAATTTCTTTCTAATAGTACATTTGTTATTATAATGCATAGATCCTTGATGGAATATATTccttaatattattattactgcatcagcacacaaaaaacaagcagtTCAAAACATGAgatattatttaattaaaagcaGTCGAGTGTACATCTATGTGGGCAGCACCATTACTCTGTGATGTCTGTGCTTCTCTGTGATCTCATGCTAAATGTAAAACAGTATAAAAAGAGAGTTGTTGTAAGTTCTCCAACAGCCTGTATGGCTCAGGCCCAGTGTAAGTGATTTTTGCAGGGATTCAGACCAGCTCTCATACAGGCtttgctgtgcagtgtgtgagtTAAAGTATCTCACATGTTTAATAAAGTTAGCACAGAATCTGCCCAGctctcaaggattgtttttgagCTTTTCATGTGtgatttgattaaaaaaaatacacacaccatGCAGCTTATAGTCCGACTGTGCAAAGATCAAACCAGAGATCTGCTGCAGGGTTCCTCGTATACTCTCTGAGCCCTATCATGTCACCGTGAGCCTCTTCTGATTAAAATGAGCTCACATgattacatgcacacacagagtactTTGTTTGCTTAAAGTCAAGCTGCACAGCATCAGTAACTTAATCATAATGGAACTATCTGTGTCAAGGACTTCTTTGTATGCCAGTGTCGTAAGTCTGTTGCTCAAAAGTGTGGTTGGAACTCCTTTCAGTTGTAGCTTGTGAGCAGTGGTCTCCgatcacacacatgctgccgTGTTACTGGTTCTTCGGCAGTGGTTGGAATTTCCCTACCTGTTGAAATTATTTATTCTGTAGTCCAACCAAGcaagttctttttttattttttttcttgctctatGCACTTGTGCCTTCCTCCTTTCGTTTTCCTAATATAGATTTGTGAGCTCCTGTCGCTGAATCTTTGTCCTTATATTTAAACACTATGTCTCATTTTATCTGAGGTTTAACCTGACAGGGCAGGATGTGGTTTTGAAGAGGTGGAAATGACAACAAGTCGGAACTACATGATCACAGATACTAGAGGGGTTTTTTTTGAGGTGTTATATATAAGCATGCTGCACTGTAGGTGCTGCagcaatagaatagaatagaatatactttatgaatccctttgggaaggtccctcagggaaattcggggcAATATGCCTGTTAATGTCAAACTGTCTTGAACTGAGAAGcaatgagagggagagacagaaaggaagagGCGATACAGAGGAAGTGGAGAGAGCAACAGGAAGGATTCAGGCAGGTGATTTTTATCTTTATCTCCATCACTTCTCATCAATGGAAACACTTATTTGTTGGTGCCACTAAGGGATGAactgggtgtgtttgttttaatgcactGGATTTCCTCACTGATGCAAACTAGGCACAATCATGTTCACATAAATATGGGATTATATAGAAGCAGGATTaatctaataataatatctAATAATCTAATGTTGAAGATTATTTGCTTTATTAGATGGTTGAGCTTCCTTCTTGTTTCCTTTCAGAGGATGATCTGAAGCCTCCACCCTACAGCGAGTGTGCCCAAGAAGATGAAACCGATGACCCTCGGCCCTCCCATCACACTCCCCTTATTTCTGAAGGAGGAGACTCCATTAGCATAAACGAAGCCCCACCCCCTTACACAATGTCTGCCCCTATACAAGTAAGCCCCAATGAATCCCAATCAGAGAACAGGTCCACCTAATCAATCCTTGATGCCAGTTTTGCCTTTTCCATGCACTGCCTTCCTACATTCAACCTCAGTGATCGTTGCCAGCCTAACTCTCAGCATATGAGAGCAAACTTTTATTTGGATGCTTGAGTGTGTGcatggctgtctgtgtgtgtgtgtgggtgtgtgcatgtggggtTTTAGAACCAATTTGTTTTTATACTTTGTATTGTTTAGAAAATGGTCATCTGATAAGTTTGGCAATAACAGATGACATCAGCAAGCCTGTGTGCCTAAGTCAGTACTGCAGAACCCGCCTCCCAGCAAGGATGGGGATAATACTCTGAGCTCAAAGGGAATCAGTCAGATACAGATAAACGGGAGAGACTTTATAATGTGCTCTGCTGCTTGCTTCTGTGTGTCCAGGGCCACTTCCTTTCACAGAACTAAAATGTTTCATTCTAAAGACATGATTAAGGAAATGAGTAGAAGCTCGATGGACTTTGTTCCTGCTTTTCTGCAGCACAATATGTGGGCCATCActtcagctttgtgtttttctcacaGTCCCTTATACAATATTCATGGTGTAGACACTCTAATTACTTTATTTGGGCACCttcttgtgtgcatgtgcataatAAATAGTTTATACTTAAAACAGTGTGCTTGGTGCATTATTACTGCACTGCAGCATCGTTGACAGTGAACGCCGTAGAAAATGACCTCACAATCATAACTGGTTTAGCAGTGATCATACTGGGACAATTTAAGTGACTGATCTGTGAGTGGAAGTGAACCAGGCACAAACAGAAAAAGGTGCACAAGGTGGTAAGGTAACACTTTACAGCAGTAAGACAAGTTTCATTCTGGTTTATTATCACCGTAACTGCTGGGCTTCGCCTGTTGCTGCTCTACATTAGCACCTATATGCCAGAATGCAAACAGTGTaaacttgatttttttaatatttctttaAAAGTTGAGGGCGTTGGACAGTTGTAAATGCAGCTGTAAGATAATCAGAGTTGTCATGAATTGTAACAAAGGTTTTAaatatatctttaaaaaaatgtgtataaaaAAATTCAACAAATCTCAATGCTTCTGTTGCAGAATGAAGACTAaccaaaaactgttttttttttttttttttttttgtttataacCGCAGCGTTGTGAAATCTTTGTGTTAATCTGCCACAGGCTGGTGGACTTCAGCCAGCATTGCGTATTTCTCTCTGGTGTATTTTCTCATCTAGTATTGATTTGAGAGGTTTTTAATAAGCTTTTTGTGTCACTGCATTTCAGATAACCCAGAAGTAACACTGAACGCTCCCAAATAATCACTTCACATTTGTTTGAGTAATGCTTTAGTCTGTGTACAGtttagagaaaaataaataaaatgaatgctGTATAAATGTATTTTGGGCTTTtgggaaatatatatatatatataaaacaggGTGTTTATGGCGAAtcacaagtaaaaatgtgatgtgtaatcctttgtgtttgtgatgacAAATCCCCCCTCACTGATGCCTTTTTACCATTTCTTTCTTGTGTTTCTACAGTCTGAACAGAGAAGCTGTAAGGTGTAATAAGTCTGAATGTAGATTTGAACTCACTAACTCAGTGGCA
This portion of the Parambassis ranga chromosome 20, fParRan2.1, whole genome shotgun sequence genome encodes:
- the timm21 gene encoding mitochondrial import inner membrane translocase subunit Tim21, translating into MAYAQILKALQRSLQHAPTQLSVHRGRLTQLSVLMHTSRNLSTVSGPHRGAGAPSPAISCFFQAQRQRLISVDSTARNKSSPEDRDRSVSRYQSGTPKPSTAQKVKDAGRDFTYLIVVLIGLGVTGGLLYVVFQELFSSSSPNKVYGKAFDKVRSHPEVIGAFGEPIKCYGETTRRGRRQQVSHLEYSKDGLKHMRLKFYMEGSEPGLKGTVHSESKENPETGKYEFRYIFVDIDTYPKRTIIVEDNR